One genomic segment of Natrononativus amylolyticus includes these proteins:
- a CDS encoding fumarylacetoacetate hydrolase family protein: MKYVRFRDPAGAVRRGELESGHVHFGNESYDLESDEIDVLPPSEPSKIVCIGRNYADHAAEMDSEVPDRPMLFLKPPNALAGHGDTVTVPAGKERIDYEAELGVVIGEQCRDVPEAEAMDVIEGFTCVNDLSNRDDQRQEQNWVRGKAFDGAAPVGPVLATPDEVPDDAAVRSWVNGEQRQDGSLEQLIFPIPELIAEITTYLTLEAGDVIATGTPEGVGKLADGDEIEVEVEGVGTLENTVRIP, translated from the coding sequence ATGAAGTACGTCCGATTTCGCGATCCGGCCGGCGCCGTCCGCCGCGGCGAACTCGAGAGCGGCCACGTCCACTTCGGCAACGAGAGCTACGACCTCGAGTCCGACGAGATCGACGTCCTCCCGCCGAGCGAGCCGTCGAAGATCGTCTGCATCGGCCGGAACTACGCCGATCACGCCGCGGAGATGGACTCCGAGGTTCCCGACCGACCGATGCTGTTTCTCAAGCCGCCGAACGCCCTCGCCGGCCACGGCGACACCGTCACCGTCCCCGCCGGAAAGGAGCGCATCGACTACGAAGCCGAACTCGGCGTCGTGATCGGCGAACAGTGTCGAGACGTCCCAGAAGCGGAGGCGATGGACGTAATCGAGGGGTTCACCTGCGTCAACGATCTCTCGAACCGCGACGACCAGCGCCAGGAGCAGAACTGGGTCCGGGGGAAGGCGTTCGACGGCGCGGCCCCCGTCGGCCCCGTGCTCGCCACCCCCGACGAGGTGCCCGACGACGCCGCCGTCCGCTCGTGGGTCAACGGCGAGCAGCGTCAGGACGGCTCGCTCGAGCAACTCATCTTCCCGATTCCGGAGCTGATCGCCGAGATCACGACCTACCTCACCCTCGAAGCTGGCGACGTGATCGCCACCGGAACCCCGGAGGGCGTCGGAAAGCTCGCGGACGGCGACGAGATCGAAGTCGAGGTCGAGGGCGTGGGGACGCTCGAGAACACGGTTCGAATTCCCTGA
- the sucD gene encoding succinate--CoA ligase subunit alpha: MSVLVDDDTRVVVQGITGGEGKFHAGQMIEYGTNVVAGAVPGKGGQEVHGVPVYDTVAQAVEEEDADASVIFVPPAFAGDAIFEALDTDLELAVAITEGVPTQDMAKVNKRLTETDTRLIGPNCPGLITPGEAKLGILPGNIFSEGDVGLVSRSGTLTYQVVDSLTNRGIGQTTAIGIGGDPIIGTDFVDALELFENDPDTKAIVMCGEIGGEDEEEAAAYIDEHVDTPVAGFIAGRTAPPGKRMGHAGAIVSGSGTGTAESKIDALNDAGVPVGDTPEEVADHIEDLL, from the coding sequence ATGAGTGTACTAGTCGACGACGACACCCGCGTCGTGGTACAGGGAATCACCGGCGGCGAAGGGAAGTTCCACGCCGGCCAGATGATCGAGTACGGGACCAACGTCGTCGCCGGCGCGGTGCCGGGCAAGGGCGGCCAGGAGGTCCACGGCGTCCCCGTCTACGACACCGTCGCCCAGGCGGTCGAGGAGGAAGACGCCGACGCCTCGGTGATCTTCGTCCCGCCGGCGTTCGCCGGCGACGCCATCTTCGAGGCACTCGACACCGACCTCGAGCTCGCCGTCGCCATCACCGAGGGCGTTCCGACCCAGGACATGGCGAAGGTGAACAAGCGGCTCACCGAGACGGACACCCGCCTCATCGGTCCCAACTGCCCCGGCCTCATCACTCCCGGCGAGGCCAAGCTGGGAATCCTCCCCGGTAACATCTTCTCGGAGGGCGACGTCGGGCTCGTCTCCCGTTCCGGTACTTTGACGTATCAGGTTGTCGACAGCCTGACGAACCGCGGCATCGGCCAGACGACCGCGATCGGCATCGGCGGTGACCCGATCATCGGCACCGACTTCGTTGACGCCCTCGAGCTGTTCGAGAACGATCCCGACACGAAGGCGATCGTCATGTGCGGCGAGATCGGCGGCGAGGACGAGGAGGAGGCCGCGGCCTACATCGACGAGCACGTCGACACCCCCGTCGCGGGCTTCATCGCCGGCCGTACCGCGCCCCCAGGAAAGCGGATGGGCCACGCCGGCGCGATCGTTTCGGGATCGGGCACCGGCACCGCAGAGAGCAAGATCGACGCGCTCAACGACGCGGGCGTTCCGGTCGGCGACACCCCCGAAGAGGTCGCAGACCACATCGAGGACCTGCTGTAG
- a CDS encoding MBL fold metallo-hydrolase, producing the protein MTVRFGAVTVDWLGYATVRLEGETGTVVYMDPGRYGVLDDYDARDGDLVLVTHDDHYDPHGIRRVAHEDAIVLCHEAIDADEIDRVDEQPEELPYEVERVRGDENFVLGPLDLYTTQAYNEPGGPYTDDDGSPYHPEGAGCGYGVTIDGVTAFWPGDSDVLPVHEELGVDLLLPPIGGSFTMDRRDAADLAETIEPGLVLPVHYNTFEALETDEEAFVVDVAKRGVPVVLDE; encoded by the coding sequence ATGACCGTCAGATTCGGTGCCGTCACCGTCGACTGGCTCGGCTACGCGACCGTCCGACTCGAGGGCGAAACCGGCACGGTCGTCTACATGGATCCCGGACGCTACGGCGTCTTGGACGACTACGACGCCCGCGACGGCGACCTCGTGCTCGTCACCCACGACGACCACTACGACCCCCACGGGATTCGTCGGGTTGCCCACGAAGACGCCATCGTGCTCTGTCACGAAGCGATCGACGCCGACGAGATCGACCGCGTCGACGAGCAGCCCGAGGAACTGCCCTACGAGGTAGAGCGCGTCCGCGGCGACGAGAATTTCGTGCTCGGCCCGCTCGACCTCTACACGACCCAGGCGTACAACGAACCGGGCGGCCCGTACACGGACGACGACGGGAGCCCCTACCACCCCGAGGGCGCGGGCTGTGGCTACGGCGTCACGATCGACGGCGTCACCGCGTTCTGGCCCGGCGATTCGGACGTGCTCCCCGTCCACGAGGAGTTGGGTGTCGACCTCCTCTTGCCCCCGATCGGCGGCAGCTTCACCATGGACCGCCGCGACGCCGCCGACCTCGCCGAGACCATCGAGCCGGGGCTCGTTCTCCCGGTTCACTACAACACGTTCGAGGCGCTCGAGACCGACGAGGAGGCGTTCGTCGTCGACGTCGCCAAACGCGGCGTGCCGGTCGTTCTGGACGAGTAA
- a CDS encoding zinc ribbon domain-containing protein, translating to MNNASPTHCSNCGEGVTDAMNFCPNCGTATSLEASRPANGEEVTDREVLEHRIRLAMNEGWGLEHDFGDHAVLIKRSFGALWVHILVGFLTLSATMGLGNVLYAAYSYYGNPTRAVVDADGDPDAAGRPEPSRLERATATVAALLLWFCAAVLLAFAALLWAEISVVVTAGSLVLALAFAGAGFSTFPPSKRRLEERGPPSKHGRVAEVDERWVDGPDEDCSDCGGTVDRGLERTYRDEVALFGVALSKSEATDVYCRHCVRAERRLSGLSSDGRERERDCEMSLERV from the coding sequence ATGAACAATGCCTCGCCGACGCACTGTTCGAACTGCGGCGAGGGGGTCACCGACGCGATGAACTTCTGCCCGAACTGCGGGACCGCGACGAGTCTCGAGGCGTCACGACCCGCAAACGGCGAGGAGGTCACCGACCGCGAGGTGCTCGAACACCGCATTCGCCTCGCGATGAACGAGGGGTGGGGTCTCGAGCACGACTTCGGCGATCACGCGGTGCTCATCAAGCGGTCGTTCGGCGCCCTCTGGGTACACATCCTCGTCGGGTTCCTCACCCTCTCGGCGACGATGGGCCTCGGAAACGTCCTCTACGCTGCTTACTCTTACTACGGGAACCCGACGCGGGCCGTCGTCGACGCCGACGGCGATCCGGACGCGGCCGGCAGACCGGAGCCCTCCCGATTGGAGCGAGCGACGGCGACGGTCGCGGCGCTGCTGCTGTGGTTCTGCGCCGCGGTACTCCTGGCGTTCGCGGCGCTTCTGTGGGCGGAGATCAGTGTCGTCGTGACGGCGGGATCGCTCGTGCTCGCACTCGCGTTCGCTGGTGCGGGATTCTCCACGTTCCCGCCCTCGAAGCGTCGTCTCGAGGAACGCGGTCCCCCCTCGAAACACGGCCGGGTGGCGGAGGTCGACGAGCGATGGGTGGACGGTCCCGACGAGGACTGTTCGGACTGTGGCGGGACCGTCGACCGCGGCCTCGAGCGAACGTACCGCGACGAGGTCGCGCTGTTCGGCGTGGCACTTTCGAAATCGGAGGCGACGGACGTCTACTGTCGTCACTGCGTTCGAGCCGAGCGGCGACTCTCGGGACTGTCGAGTGACGGCCGCGAACGGGAACGCGACTGCGAGATGAGCCTCGAGCGAGTGTAG
- the sucC gene encoding ADP-forming succinate--CoA ligase subunit beta translates to MKLHEYQAKQVFADAGIPTPDSQLASDVDGVLTAAEEIGYPVAVKAQVQVGGRGKAGGIKLADDEDEAREAAESILGMDLKGYHVDRVLVEQAVDFTDELYVGITMDRGEGKPVAMVSTKGGVDIEEVAEETPDAIAREHVDPAFGMHPYQARKAVYDADVDPDLARDVSSVLTTLYQLWDDRDGADAEINPLMVTADDEVIAADAVMNIDEDALFRQPELAEMEEEAASGDELEQKADEYGFDYVRLEGNVGIIGNGAGLVMTTLDLVDHYGGEPANFLDVGGGAKADRIANALDMVFSDENVDSVVFNIFGGITRGDEVAKGINEALGQFDEIPKPVVVRLAGTNWEEGMEILNEDLVTVEQTLEDAVQRAVEYAEGEQ, encoded by the coding sequence ATGAAACTCCACGAGTATCAGGCGAAGCAGGTTTTCGCCGACGCCGGGATTCCGACGCCGGACTCACAGCTCGCGTCGGACGTCGACGGCGTACTGACCGCAGCCGAGGAGATCGGCTACCCGGTCGCAGTCAAGGCCCAGGTACAGGTCGGCGGCCGCGGGAAGGCCGGCGGGATCAAACTCGCCGACGACGAGGACGAGGCCCGTGAGGCCGCCGAATCCATTCTCGGGATGGACCTCAAGGGCTACCACGTCGACCGCGTGCTGGTCGAGCAGGCGGTCGACTTCACGGACGAGCTCTACGTCGGCATCACGATGGACCGCGGGGAGGGCAAGCCCGTCGCGATGGTCTCGACGAAAGGCGGCGTCGACATCGAGGAAGTCGCCGAGGAGACCCCCGACGCGATCGCCCGCGAGCACGTCGACCCCGCGTTCGGCATGCACCCCTACCAGGCTCGCAAGGCCGTCTACGACGCGGATGTCGACCCCGACCTCGCACGGGACGTCTCGAGCGTTCTCACCACGCTCTACCAGCTCTGGGACGACCGCGACGGGGCGGACGCCGAGATCAACCCGCTGATGGTTACGGCGGATGACGAAGTGATCGCGGCCGACGCCGTGATGAACATCGACGAGGACGCGCTGTTCCGCCAGCCCGAACTCGCGGAGATGGAAGAAGAGGCCGCGAGCGGCGACGAACTCGAGCAGAAGGCCGACGAGTACGGCTTCGACTACGTCCGCCTCGAGGGGAACGTCGGCATCATCGGCAACGGCGCCGGCCTCGTGATGACGACCCTCGACCTCGTGGACCACTACGGCGGCGAGCCCGCCAACTTCCTCGACGTCGGCGGCGGCGCGAAGGCCGACCGGATCGCCAACGCGCTGGACATGGTGTTTTCGGACGAGAACGTCGACAGCGTGGTGTTCAACATCTTCGGCGGCATCACCCGCGGCGACGAAGTCGCCAAGGGGATCAACGAGGCGTTAGGACAGTTCGACGAGATTCCCAAGCCGGTCGTCGTCCGACTGGCCGGGACGAACTGGGAAGAGGGGATGGAGATTCTGAACGAAGACCTCGTAACGGTCGAACAGACTTTAGAGGACGCGGTTCAGCGTGCCGTCGAGTACGCGGAGGGAGAACAATGA
- a CDS encoding DUF3995 domain-containing protein, producing MVDHPREDTVEEYRELLVVVAYLAGVWWFVFAAVSAYWAVGGTLGVSTLWGGTAELSGSRAPWIVTLLWGSSVLTFVLGVLSLAIVRPWGRYVPDEVRHASAFIVGLTLVPFVAVETLLRGVVLAGVLDPEVLTQTAVAWRLLFWNPWWVLGVLLYCVGAWIDSYTADQPATEPAADS from the coding sequence ATGGTCGATCACCCGCGTGAAGACACCGTCGAGGAGTACCGTGAGCTACTGGTGGTCGTCGCGTATCTGGCCGGCGTCTGGTGGTTCGTTTTCGCTGCGGTAAGCGCGTATTGGGCGGTCGGTGGGACACTCGGCGTCTCGACGCTCTGGGGCGGAACTGCGGAACTGTCCGGATCGCGTGCGCCGTGGATCGTCACCCTGCTGTGGGGCAGTAGCGTCCTGACGTTCGTTCTCGGCGTCCTCTCGCTGGCGATCGTTCGACCGTGGGGGCGTTACGTCCCAGACGAGGTACGACACGCCAGCGCGTTCATCGTCGGGTTGACGCTCGTTCCGTTCGTCGCGGTGGAAACGCTTCTACGGGGAGTCGTACTGGCCGGTGTCCTCGACCCCGAAGTGCTGACCCAGACGGCCGTCGCGTGGCGACTGCTCTTCTGGAATCCGTGGTGGGTTCTCGGCGTCCTCCTGTACTGTGTCGGCGCGTGGATCGACAGCTACACGGCAGACCAGCCGGCGACGGAACCAGCTGCCGACTCGTAG